The following DNA comes from Methanobacterium alcaliphilum.
CTATCTGGTTGTAGCTCATTAATTTCAGATAGGCTCATTTCATCATTACGAATTACTTTAATGTTATTCAATTCAGGGTGTGAATTGTTCAAATCCTTCAAAACTTCACCAACCAATTGATAAAGATTATGGGTAAATGAATCATAGTTGTCAATTATCAATATCATTTCAACCCACCTGACATTTCCAGTGATTTTACCAGCGCTTTAGCCTTATTTTCACATTCTAAAAACTCATTTTCAGGTACAGAATCGTGAACTATCCCTGCCCCCGCCTGTATCTTTGCATCATCGCCCTGACAAACCAGAGTCCTTATAGTTATTGCAAAATTCGCATTTCCATTTAATGAAAAATACCCTAATGCTCCAGCATATGCATCCCGGGATTTACGCTCCATTTCTTCAATAATATCCATTGCCCTAATCTTTGGTGCTCCACTAACAGTTCCTGCAGGAAATATTGCAGAAAACGCATCTACAGCCGTTTTATCTTTTTGTAGGTTTCCAGTTACTCGGGATAATATGTGCTGCACATGAGAAAACTTTTTGATTGTCATGTATTCTGGGACTCTAACTGAGCCAAATTCACTGACTTTCCCCACATCATTACGAGCCAAATCAACCAGCATAAGATGTTCTGCTCTTTCCTTCTCATCGGCTAATAATTCTTTAGCCAATTTTTGATCCTGAAAGTTATTGGCCCCTCGAGGGCGAGTTCCAGCTATGGGAAATGTTTCAACTTCCCTATTTTCAACCCGAACCAGCATTTCCGGGCTAGAACCTATGATTTCTCTTTCTTGAAGCTTAAGATGGTACATGTATGGAGAAGGATTCATTTTTCGCAGAGTATCATAAAAGCATAATTTATTTCCAGTGATTTTATATTTTTGAGCATTGGAAATAACGCCCTGAAATATTTCTCCATTTTTTATTCTTTCCTTTGTTTCTGTGACCATTTTCTCATATTGGTCTTTGGTGAAATATCTGCCATTTTCGGTTACTTTCATTTTATCTTCTACAAAATAATCTTCTTTGGCTAAGTTTTTTATTTCTTCTAACCTATTTTCACCTAAAGTAACATATTGGCATCTGCTGGATAAACGATCAAATATTATACCATCTAAAAACAAGCCGAATTCAAAATCAGGGAAATTCCCTGATTTAATATTTAATGATGGTTCAAAGTATCTTGCAGATTGATAAGAGGCATAACCCACAAGACCTCCACAGAATCCTTTTTTACCATTGCCCGCATTAATTAGGCTTTTTATCTCATTAAAAGGATTTTTAGTGTCAATTTCATCTACTGATCCTTCTTTTTCTATTTGAAGAACTTCATCTTTTGCGGTAAGAGTTAAAGCCGGATTAAACCCCAGAAAAGAGTATCTGGATAATCCACTATCACTTTCCATGGACTCCAATAAAAAAGTACTTGAATAATTCGAATATATTTTTTTAAATAGCTCAAATGGAGCTTTAAAATCTAAAGGGATTGTTTTAAGTGGCTTTAATTTAATATCGCCAAAAACATTCACTCCTGTTCATTTTTACACCTTGTTTTTTTATTTATTGACTAAATTAGATTAAATTTAATTTTTTCAAAATTCATTACAGTACACTTTAACTGTGAAGTACTATTTAAACCTTATTTGTACATTAATGTACATTTATACTCAAGTTTATATAATGGCGTAATTAAATAGAAACAGGGAGATACAATGTGGAATAAGATCAGACACAATTTTGATAAATATCCGGCCCGTATGAATGTTGCTCGCAAAATAGTTGAACTGGGCTTAAGAGTCGATCTCAGTGGTAAGATTTACTGTGAAAATGTAGAAATCAGTGATGTGGCCTTAGCTAGAGCCGTGAATGTGGATAGACGAACCATAAAAGCCACAGTAGAAGTAATTTTAAGAGATGATCAATTATCAAATATTTTTGAAAATATAATGCCCGCTGGAGCTTTGCTTAAAAAAGTGGCCAAAGATCTGGAATTAGGGGTTGTAGAAATTGAAGCCAATGCT
Coding sequences within:
- a CDS encoding amino acid-binding protein, which gives rise to MWNKIRHNFDKYPARMNVARKIVELGLRVDLSGKIYCENVEISDVALARAVNVDRRTIKATVEVILRDDQLSNIFENIMPAGALLKKVAKDLELGVVEIEANAESPGILAQATQLISSNNISIRQAHASDPELEETPRLTIITQNPIPGILLSKFLDIKGVKRVSIY
- the trpE gene encoding anthranilate synthase component I, coding for MNVFGDIKLKPLKTIPLDFKAPFELFKKIYSNYSSTFLLESMESDSGLSRYSFLGFNPALTLTAKDEVLQIEKEGSVDEIDTKNPFNEIKSLINAGNGKKGFCGGLVGYASYQSARYFEPSLNIKSGNFPDFEFGLFLDGIIFDRLSSRCQYVTLGENRLEEIKNLAKEDYFVEDKMKVTENGRYFTKDQYEKMVTETKERIKNGEIFQGVISNAQKYKITGNKLCFYDTLRKMNPSPYMYHLKLQEREIIGSSPEMLVRVENREVETFPIAGTRPRGANNFQDQKLAKELLADEKERAEHLMLVDLARNDVGKVSEFGSVRVPEYMTIKKFSHVQHILSRVTGNLQKDKTAVDAFSAIFPAGTVSGAPKIRAMDIIEEMERKSRDAYAGALGYFSLNGNANFAITIRTLVCQGDDAKIQAGAGIVHDSVPENEFLECENKAKALVKSLEMSGGLK